One Cryomorphaceae bacterium 1068 DNA window includes the following coding sequences:
- a CDS encoding metal ABC transporter permease, with the protein MGGNFTWVMIGCALIGAGASAVGVFSFLRKQALVGDAVAHALLPGVVLAFMFTGQKDIWILFPGAFVAGWLGLLSIDFISKNSKIKPDTAIAIVLTVFFAVGIVLLTHVQQSNYGNQSGLEAFLFGKAAAMLPADITLFVAVDAALILLIVLTYHYLKLYSFDPDFAKAIGLPVKGIQFILSSLTVLAVASGIQAVGVVLMAALIITPAAAARFFTGRLSHMIILAMIIGIISSLIGVYISSLALSMPTGPWIVMVLSIIAIMAFVFAPGKGMLQRSRKRKAHQEKVRRENLLKLFYSLGEKNEHLFYSRPQLLRSRRFQGKELELLLSRMTKKGLLLRKENRYGLTTTGRSEATRVVRLHRLWELYLNERMNIAPDHVHHDAEAIEHIITPELERELLKDLGYPELDPHSSKIPGIKDMQR; encoded by the coding sequence ATGGGTGGCAACTTTACATGGGTGATGATTGGCTGCGCTTTGATCGGTGCAGGGGCTTCTGCGGTTGGGGTTTTTTCTTTTTTGAGAAAGCAAGCCTTAGTAGGAGATGCCGTAGCACATGCACTTCTTCCGGGAGTGGTGTTGGCTTTTATGTTTACCGGTCAAAAAGATATCTGGATTCTCTTTCCGGGAGCTTTTGTGGCAGGCTGGCTGGGCTTGCTTAGTATCGATTTTATTTCAAAAAACTCTAAGATTAAACCTGATACGGCCATTGCTATCGTACTCACGGTTTTCTTCGCCGTTGGGATCGTTTTGCTTACCCATGTGCAACAGTCAAACTATGGCAATCAGTCAGGGTTGGAGGCCTTTCTTTTCGGGAAAGCTGCCGCGATGCTACCTGCTGATATCACACTTTTTGTAGCGGTCGATGCGGCCTTGATTTTGCTCATCGTGCTGACTTATCACTATCTAAAATTATACTCTTTCGATCCCGATTTTGCCAAAGCCATTGGCTTACCTGTTAAGGGCATCCAATTCATTTTGTCTTCGCTTACTGTTCTGGCGGTGGCTTCTGGTATTCAAGCCGTTGGTGTCGTGCTGATGGCCGCCTTGATTATTACGCCGGCAGCGGCTGCAAGATTCTTTACAGGAAGGTTGAGCCATATGATAATCCTGGCGATGATCATTGGGATTATCAGTTCATTAATTGGGGTCTACATTTCGTCATTGGCTCTATCGATGCCAACGGGGCCTTGGATTGTGATGGTCTTGAGCATCATCGCAATTATGGCCTTTGTTTTTGCTCCAGGCAAAGGCATGCTGCAGCGATCGAGAAAACGAAAGGCGCACCAAGAAAAAGTCAGAAGAGAGAATTTGCTCAAGCTTTTTTATTCGTTGGGAGAGAAAAATGAGCACCTCTTTTATTCCCGACCCCAGCTATTGAGGTCCAGACGATTTCAGGGAAAGGAGTTGGAGCTGCTTTTGAGTAGAATGACTAAAAAGGGCCTTTTGCTCCGCAAAGAGAATAGGTATGGATTGACTACCACCGGCCGAAGCGAAGCCACTCGTGTAGTGCGTCTTCATCGCTTGTGGGAACTCTATCTGAACGAGCGGATGAACATTGCTCCCGACCACGTGCACCACGATGCTGAGGCTATTGAGCACATTATTACTCCCGAACTAGAGCGCGAACTCCTCAAGGATTTGGGTTACCCCGAATTGGATCCGCACAGCTCGAAAATTCCAGGAATAAAAGACATGCAGCGATGA
- a CDS encoding metal ABC transporter permease: MNDFWIIIEGSLVAVSCGLLGVYLILRKMAMVGDAISHAVLPGIVIAYLVAQSRSSFFTLLGAAMFGLLTTFMIEVFYKKARIQSDASIGITFTWLFAIGVILVSAFSGNVDLDQECVLYGDIAYVPFDTLYLFSTDLGPAPVWLQGINLIAILILLRVGHRGFLITSFDPAFSSGLGIKTDIWHYVLMGAVSFTVVLSFNAVGAILVVAFLVVPPATAYLISKQVETMMAYTVLFGTLSAVGGFYLATWWNSSISGAMAVASGILFVLVLAVKRVHILKNKKILQAAAN, from the coding sequence ATGAATGATTTTTGGATCATAATAGAGGGTAGTTTGGTGGCGGTGAGTTGCGGCCTGCTAGGTGTATACCTTATCCTGCGAAAGATGGCCATGGTGGGCGATGCCATTTCCCACGCCGTTTTACCGGGTATTGTGATTGCGTATCTCGTTGCTCAGTCCAGAAGTTCATTTTTCACCTTGCTTGGTGCAGCCATGTTTGGACTGCTTACCACCTTTATGATCGAGGTGTTTTACAAAAAGGCACGAATCCAATCAGACGCCTCAATAGGGATCACCTTCACTTGGCTATTTGCCATCGGAGTCATTCTGGTTTCTGCTTTTTCGGGAAATGTGGATCTGGATCAAGAGTGTGTGCTTTACGGAGACATTGCTTATGTGCCTTTCGACACATTGTATCTTTTTTCTACGGACTTAGGACCCGCCCCCGTCTGGCTGCAGGGAATCAACTTGATTGCCATTCTTATTTTACTTCGAGTGGGACATCGCGGGTTTCTTATCACGAGTTTCGACCCTGCTTTTTCTTCAGGACTTGGAATCAAAACCGACATTTGGCATTATGTTTTAATGGGGGCTGTATCCTTTACCGTTGTGCTTAGCTTCAATGCAGTCGGGGCCATTCTCGTTGTTGCATTTTTGGTCGTTCCTCCTGCCACGGCTTACCTGATCAGCAAACAAGTGGAGACCATGATGGCTTATACCGTTCTCTTTGGAACCCTATCAGCGGTAGGCGGATTTTACCTCGCCACATGGTGGAATTCTTCCATTTCGGGAGCGATGGCAGTCGCCTCGGGAATACTTTTCGTCCTTGTCTTGGCCGTAAAGAGAGTTCACATTCTAAAAAATAAGAAGATACTTCAGGCTGCAGCTAATTAA